From one Synechocystis sp. PCC 6803 substr. PCC-P genomic stretch:
- the cobJ gene encoding precorrin-3B C(17)-methyltransferase: protein MLGVDNDRRQKLLKTFHPLTAIAVTPQAVKLLLPVVETLTGKLLLSKSLAEELELGKNSLVETYGDSLATAVAERWNNHQAFIFGLATGAVVRLIAPLLQSKQSDPAVLVVDAMGQSVISLLSGHQGGGDRLAQIVAEQLQAKAILTGGANGLGQIAVDCLGIPFGWRKGKGDWTAVSSALAAQKLVGVTQTAGLTLWQNHLPPGHGFTFSGTKETTATLLITVQESNLEKLNKPMAPWHPRLLWIGVGCVRGTDLALLERALLEVLERENLSPLAIAGLASVHLKADEVGMQQFAQKYDLPFFTFPPEQLAAQAVPNPSEVVLQEVGTPSVAEAAALTAAQMYSQGGKLIAEKVIVKQHNQAVTVAIAKGEREYIGKPGQLWLVGTGPGELSQISPAARTAIREADVLIGYGLYLDLIDPLRRPGQICETFPLTQERQRCQRAIELAQWGLTVAVLSSGDCGIYGMAGLVLEELEKLNWDGQTPAVEVFPGISAFQAAAARVGAPLMHDFCAISLSDLLTPKEKILQRLTAAAQADFVTALYNPKSQKRTELIEQAQAIFLQWRSPTTPVALVRSVYRQDETIVRTTLAAMLNFPIDMLTVVLIGNSNTYNYQDYLITPRGYYANA from the coding sequence ATGCTAGGGGTTGACAATGATAGACGGCAAAAATTGTTGAAAACTTTTCATCCCCTTACGGCGATCGCCGTCACTCCCCAAGCCGTTAAATTGCTTCTGCCCGTGGTGGAAACGTTGACGGGAAAATTGCTTTTATCAAAATCTTTGGCAGAGGAATTAGAGCTTGGCAAAAATTCCCTAGTGGAAACCTATGGCGATTCTTTGGCAACGGCTGTGGCAGAACGCTGGAATAACCATCAAGCCTTTATTTTTGGTTTAGCCACGGGGGCCGTAGTCCGCTTAATTGCTCCTTTATTGCAAAGTAAACAAAGTGATCCCGCTGTGCTGGTGGTGGATGCCATGGGTCAATCGGTGATTAGTTTACTCAGCGGCCACCAAGGGGGAGGCGATCGCCTGGCGCAGATAGTGGCGGAACAGTTGCAGGCAAAAGCAATTCTCACTGGCGGGGCCAATGGCTTGGGGCAGATAGCAGTGGATTGTTTAGGCATCCCCTTTGGTTGGCGCAAAGGAAAAGGAGATTGGACAGCGGTAAGTTCTGCTTTGGCCGCTCAAAAATTAGTAGGAGTAACACAAACGGCGGGGTTAACTCTTTGGCAAAATCATTTACCCCCAGGCCATGGTTTTACTTTTTCTGGAACTAAGGAGACGACGGCAACCTTATTAATCACCGTTCAAGAAAGTAATTTGGAAAAACTGAATAAACCCATGGCCCCATGGCATCCCCGACTGTTATGGATTGGCGTTGGCTGTGTGCGGGGTACGGATTTAGCTTTGTTAGAACGGGCTTTGTTAGAAGTTTTAGAACGGGAAAATTTAAGCCCTTTGGCGATCGCGGGCCTGGCCAGTGTCCATTTAAAAGCCGACGAAGTGGGAATGCAACAATTCGCCCAAAAATACGATTTGCCCTTTTTCACTTTTCCCCCAGAACAGTTAGCGGCCCAGGCTGTCCCCAATCCCTCCGAGGTGGTTCTTCAAGAAGTGGGTACCCCCAGTGTGGCGGAAGCGGCGGCATTAACGGCGGCTCAAATGTATAGCCAAGGGGGAAAATTGATAGCGGAAAAAGTAATTGTTAAACAACACAACCAAGCAGTAACAGTGGCGATCGCCAAGGGAGAAAGGGAATACATCGGCAAACCGGGACAGTTATGGTTAGTGGGCACCGGGCCCGGAGAATTAAGCCAAATTTCCCCAGCGGCCCGAACGGCTATTAGAGAAGCAGACGTGCTCATTGGCTACGGACTTTATTTAGATTTGATTGATCCTCTACGACGACCCGGCCAAATTTGTGAAACGTTCCCCCTCACCCAGGAGCGGCAACGGTGTCAGCGAGCCATTGAGTTGGCCCAATGGGGTTTAACGGTGGCGGTGCTATCCTCCGGGGATTGTGGCATTTACGGCATGGCTGGGCTAGTGTTGGAAGAACTGGAGAAATTAAATTGGGATGGGCAAACCCCCGCAGTGGAAGTTTTTCCCGGCATTAGTGCCTTCCAAGCAGCGGCGGCCCGGGTGGGTGCTCCCCTGATGCACGACTTTTGCGCCATTAGCCTCAGCGATTTGCTTACCCCCAAAGAAAAAATTCTGCAACGGTTAACGGCGGCGGCCCAGGCGGATTTTGTCACCGCTCTGTATAACCCCAAATCCCAAAAGCGCACCGAGTTGATTGAACAGGCCCAAGCTATTTTCCTACAATGGCGATCGCCAACCACTCCGGTGGCCCTGGTGCGTTCCGTTTATCGCCAAGATGAAACCATTGTGCGTACCACGTTGGCGGCAATGCTGAACTTTCCCATTGATATGCTGACGGTGGTGCTCATCGGCAACAGTAACACCTACAATTATCAAGATTATTTGATTACTCCCCGGGGCTATTATGCCAATGCCTAG
- a CDS encoding DUF4335 domain-containing protein, producing the protein MKLVKDVQLRRYTPPTCTLELWQTRRVWQRPPQTLPADYRFALHFDDPRLPEVEQLTLSGTPEELEALALAVETYLQQRLNPCASLEPSTYPEPVFNADGEPSFCLRPQGLWSHELLGMGAPITLNTSQLYDLMLALEGFRLQDLEPSRMSVLMAREQSPKALVLAGMVAAGSVAAIAIAALWMRQPQPEVAVQNNFQLPMPNQFQFEEVSSMVPPPPRGDTPSPQLAPILALRDPLPSPSAVLAAAPPPRNPNIPLVVPPERVRPPDLQAPGAPGETYIAIPDPTNLQPLTPPPEPSYPGALAILPRPDGQPLPYGGEILSTTPDLPPLPPASNPVSFRPPRPRAVPPRSTNLLDTIPQVAEVRKFYQEQWQPPEDQTQTLEYRLQIDPSGTVKRTMPLGRAASIYMARLPQPAPGEPLVSPLADDRMETIRLVLTPLGDVKAFLEDQPQ; encoded by the coding sequence ATGAAGCTGGTGAAGGATGTACAACTGAGGCGTTATACCCCTCCCACCTGTACTTTAGAGTTGTGGCAAACTCGACGGGTATGGCAAAGACCTCCCCAAACTTTGCCGGCGGATTATCGTTTTGCGCTCCATTTTGACGATCCCCGTTTGCCGGAAGTAGAACAATTAACTTTGTCTGGCACACCGGAGGAGTTGGAAGCCCTCGCTTTAGCGGTGGAAACCTATCTCCAGCAACGGCTTAACCCCTGTGCTTCCTTGGAACCAAGCACCTATCCGGAACCAGTATTTAATGCGGACGGTGAACCTTCTTTTTGCCTACGACCCCAGGGATTATGGAGCCATGAACTTTTGGGGATGGGGGCTCCCATTACCCTCAATACTTCCCAGTTGTACGATCTGATGCTGGCCTTGGAAGGTTTCCGTCTCCAGGATTTAGAGCCGAGCCGGATGTCAGTGCTCATGGCCAGAGAACAGTCGCCTAAAGCATTGGTCTTAGCCGGAATGGTAGCAGCCGGTAGTGTGGCGGCGATCGCCATAGCGGCCCTGTGGATGCGCCAACCCCAACCCGAAGTGGCGGTGCAGAATAATTTTCAACTGCCAATGCCCAACCAATTTCAGTTTGAGGAAGTTAGCTCTATGGTGCCACCACCACCGAGGGGCGATACCCCCTCCCCTCAATTGGCCCCAATCCTAGCTTTACGGGATCCTCTGCCTTCCCCCAGTGCCGTGCTAGCTGCTGCTCCCCCTCCCCGTAATCCTAATATTCCCCTAGTGGTGCCCCCAGAAAGGGTGCGTCCCCCTGATTTACAAGCTCCAGGAGCCCCAGGGGAAACCTATATTGCCATTCCTGATCCCACTAATCTACAACCCCTGACACCGCCGCCAGAACCGTCTTACCCCGGTGCCTTGGCTATTTTGCCCCGCCCCGACGGTCAACCCCTACCCTATGGTGGCGAGATATTGTCCACTACCCCCGATTTACCGCCTCTGCCCCCTGCTTCTAATCCCGTTAGTTTTAGGCCGCCTCGACCCCGTGCTGTGCCACCCCGTTCCACCAATTTACTGGACACCATTCCCCAGGTGGCGGAAGTGCGTAAGTTCTATCAAGAGCAGTGGCAACCGCCGGAAGATCAAACCCAAACGTTGGAATATCGCCTACAAATTGATCCCAGTGGGACGGTGAAGAGAACCATGCCCCTAGGCCGAGCCGCTAGCATTTACATGGCCCGCCTGCCCCAACCTGCCCCTGGGGAACCGTTGGTCTCTCCCCTCGCCGATGACAGGATGGAAACCATTCGCTTAGTACTTACTCCCCTGGGAGATGTGAAGGCTTTTCTGGAAGATCAACCCCAATAG
- the aroF gene encoding 3-deoxy-7-phosphoheptulonate synthase, translating into MIVVMKVGTPEIEIERIGKEFAERGLTPEKIVGKHKVVMGLVGETAGLDPLQIQEVSPWIEDVLRVEQPFKRASLTFRHGEYSEVIVSTPAGPVAIGKNHPVAVVAGPCSVENETMIVETARRVKAAGAQFLRGGAFKPRTSPYAFQGHGESALGLLAAAKEATGLGIITEVMDAADLEIIAEVADVIQVGARNMQNFSMLKKVGAQDKPVLLKRGMAATIDEWLMAAEYILAAGNPNVILCERGIRTFDGHYTRNCLDLSVLPVLRSLTHLPIMIDPSHGTGKSEYVPSMAMAAIAAGTDSLMIEVHPNPAKAMSDGPQSLTPDRFDETMKQLAVIGQTVGRWPKVAALA; encoded by the coding sequence ATGATCGTCGTCATGAAAGTCGGCACCCCAGAAATAGAAATTGAGCGCATTGGTAAGGAGTTTGCCGAACGGGGCCTCACCCCCGAAAAGATTGTTGGTAAGCACAAAGTTGTGATGGGGTTGGTGGGGGAAACAGCCGGACTTGATCCTTTGCAAATCCAAGAGGTTAGCCCCTGGATTGAAGATGTATTACGGGTGGAACAACCTTTTAAACGGGCTAGTTTGACTTTCCGCCATGGGGAATACAGTGAAGTAATCGTTTCTACCCCCGCTGGCCCCGTGGCGATCGGCAAAAACCATCCGGTGGCTGTGGTAGCAGGCCCCTGTTCGGTGGAAAATGAAACCATGATTGTGGAAACGGCCCGTCGAGTTAAGGCGGCCGGGGCCCAGTTTTTACGGGGCGGCGCCTTCAAACCCCGTACCTCTCCCTACGCTTTCCAAGGTCATGGGGAAAGTGCTCTAGGTCTGTTGGCAGCAGCTAAGGAAGCCACTGGTTTGGGCATTATCACCGAAGTGATGGATGCGGCGGATTTAGAAATCATTGCGGAAGTGGCGGATGTAATCCAAGTGGGTGCCCGCAATATGCAGAATTTCTCCATGCTGAAAAAGGTAGGGGCCCAGGATAAGCCAGTGCTGTTAAAGCGGGGCATGGCGGCCACCATTGATGAATGGTTAATGGCGGCAGAATACATTCTCGCGGCGGGTAATCCCAACGTGATTCTTTGTGAGCGGGGCATTCGCACCTTTGACGGCCATTACACCCGCAATTGCCTTGATTTGTCGGTGTTGCCTGTCCTGCGCTCCCTTACGCACCTGCCCATTATGATCGACCCCAGCCACGGCACCGGTAAATCCGAGTATGTGCCCTCCATGGCCATGGCGGCGATCGCCGCGGGGACAGACTCCTTGATGATTGAAGTGCATCCCAACCCGGCTAAAGCTATGTCCGATGGGCCCCAATCTTTGACCCCCGACCGCTTCGACGAAACCATGAAGCAATTGGCGGTTATTGGGCAAACTGTAGGACGTTGGCCTAAAGTAGCGGCCCTGGCCTAG
- a CDS encoding PAM68 family protein translates to MADPTNRDRLPFERKSKKKKVEKKPPAVVAPSTKTSGAKDKKGRRSADSGIPAVVSQRMVKRMALFSGIPTGLGMLSFVLFYLVVSRDWFEIPTYVVFSVSLLFFGLGVVGLSYGIFSTSWEDEPGSVWGWPEFRLNLSRTIAVWRNAQQTAQDNGDR, encoded by the coding sequence ATGGCTGACCCCACCAATCGAGACCGTCTTCCTTTTGAGCGGAAATCAAAAAAGAAAAAGGTTGAAAAAAAGCCCCCTGCAGTGGTGGCTCCGAGCACTAAAACCAGCGGAGCCAAAGATAAAAAGGGCCGCCGTTCAGCAGACAGTGGCATTCCCGCCGTGGTGAGCCAAAGGATGGTTAAACGCATGGCCCTGTTCTCCGGCATTCCCACTGGGCTGGGCATGTTATCCTTTGTGCTTTTTTATCTTGTTGTGAGCCGGGACTGGTTTGAGATTCCCACCTATGTGGTGTTTTCGGTGAGTCTGCTCTTTTTTGGTCTAGGGGTGGTGGGCTTAAGCTATGGCATTTTTTCCACCTCCTGGGAAGATGAGCCTGGCAGTGTCTGGGGCTGGCCGGAATTTCGCCTCAACCTCAGTCGTACCATCGCTGTCTGGCGCAACGCCCAACAAACGGCCCAGGACAATGGCGATCGTTGA
- the rpsO gene encoding 30S ribosomal protein S15, with amino-acid sequence MSLTQIRKQELMTEYQAHETDTGSADLQVAFLTERITQLTGHLKANPKDHASRRGLLKMIGRRKRLLSFINAREPERYQALIKRLGIRR; translated from the coding sequence ATGTCCTTAACCCAAATCCGTAAACAAGAATTGATGACCGAGTATCAAGCCCACGAGACTGATACTGGGTCCGCTGATCTGCAAGTGGCCTTCTTGACAGAAAGAATTACCCAGCTCACAGGGCACCTCAAAGCTAACCCCAAAGACCACGCTTCCCGTCGGGGCCTGCTCAAAATGATTGGTCGTCGTAAGCGTCTATTAAGCTTCATCAATGCCCGGGAACCAGAACGTTACCAAGCCCTGATCAAACGCCTCGGTATCCGTCGTTAA
- a CDS encoding permease, with amino-acid sequence MTQLHEAFTIFLSLLVEAIPFLTFGVVLSSALLVFSDEKKLIAYIPRNPFLGAIAGSLVGFMFPVCECGNVPVARRFLMQGLPPSVAVAFLLAAPTINPIVIWSTWVAFRDQPGMVVARVVCSLIITVIVSWVFSRQLDAVPLLKPALGRRLAYLTRPEESPTAIACESPLLQSGTFLLGSGNSGQLLKLDEQAVETLLPPIAPSRWEMFTDNIVQELRELGGMLILGSLIAAVIQVFIPREWILLLGQGTISSILAMMLLSVVVSVCSTVDSFFALSFVSTFTSSSLLAFLVFGPMIDVKSIGLLLSVFQRRIVIYLLLLTGQLTFLLSLAHSYLF; translated from the coding sequence ATGACCCAATTGCACGAAGCCTTTACTATTTTTTTGAGCTTGCTGGTGGAGGCCATCCCCTTCCTCACCTTTGGGGTAGTGCTCTCCAGTGCCCTATTAGTCTTCAGCGATGAAAAAAAGCTAATTGCCTATATTCCCCGTAATCCTTTCCTCGGGGCGATCGCCGGTAGCTTGGTGGGGTTTATGTTTCCGGTGTGTGAGTGTGGCAATGTGCCCGTGGCCAGAAGATTTTTGATGCAGGGTTTGCCCCCTTCGGTAGCAGTGGCATTTTTGTTGGCTGCTCCCACCATTAATCCGATTGTGATTTGGTCCACCTGGGTGGCTTTTCGGGATCAACCGGGCATGGTAGTGGCCCGGGTAGTCTGCTCCCTGATTATTACTGTGATTGTCAGTTGGGTGTTTAGTCGTCAGTTGGACGCAGTGCCTCTGCTTAAACCTGCTTTGGGTCGTAGATTGGCCTACCTCACTCGTCCGGAAGAATCCCCCACGGCGATCGCCTGTGAATCCCCCCTTTTGCAATCGGGCACCTTTCTCTTGGGAAGTGGTAACAGCGGTCAACTGCTGAAATTAGACGAGCAAGCGGTGGAAACCCTCCTACCCCCCATTGCCCCCAGCCGTTGGGAAATGTTCACCGACAATATTGTGCAGGAATTACGGGAATTGGGCGGCATGCTAATTTTAGGCAGTTTAATCGCCGCCGTCATCCAAGTTTTCATTCCCAGGGAATGGATTTTACTGTTGGGACAAGGCACCATTAGCTCCATTTTGGCCATGATGTTGCTATCGGTGGTGGTATCGGTCTGTTCCACAGTGGACTCATTTTTTGCCCTCTCCTTTGTTTCCACCTTCACTAGTAGCTCCCTGTTAGCATTTTTAGTCTTTGGCCCCATGATTGATGTCAAAAGCATCGGGCTATTGCTTTCCGTTTTCCAACGGCGCATTGTTATCTATCTGCTCCTCCTGACAGGCCAGTTAACCTTTCTGCTCAGTTTGGCCCATAGTTATCTGTTTTAG
- a CDS encoding M48 family metallopeptidase — protein sequence MASTKKILQKTFIIASGLAFLGMMTVPMLTVLRGNANQTEGPSQGTPQQPTAADLERLKEVAGGYEKVLQREPDNPNALQGLVEARLQMGDLAGAIAPMEKLTKIYPEEEGLKQLLEAIKLQVKNPQLPPPQNPLAPTEPNNQGGGTGGTPTPTQP from the coding sequence ATGGCTTCCACCAAAAAGATTTTACAAAAGACCTTCATCATTGCTTCAGGGTTGGCTTTTCTAGGCATGATGACAGTGCCGATGCTGACTGTGTTGAGGGGCAATGCTAACCAGACTGAGGGTCCATCCCAGGGGACACCGCAACAACCCACAGCGGCAGATCTGGAGCGCTTAAAGGAGGTCGCTGGGGGATATGAAAAAGTATTGCAACGGGAACCGGATAATCCCAACGCGTTGCAAGGGCTGGTGGAAGCTCGTTTACAAATGGGGGATTTGGCCGGGGCGATCGCCCCGATGGAGAAGTTGACGAAAATTTATCCGGAGGAAGAGGGGCTAAAACAGTTGCTGGAGGCCATTAAACTACAGGTGAAAAATCCCCAGTTACCCCCACCCCAAAACCCTTTGGCACCGACGGAACCCAATAACCAGGGCGGGGGGACCGGGGGGACGCCTACCCCTACCCAACCCTAG
- the apcD gene encoding allophycocyanin subunit alpha-B gives MSVVSQVILQADDQLRYPTSGELKGIQAFLTTGAQRIRIAETLAENEKKIVDQAQKQLFKKHPEYRAPGGNAYGQRQYNQCLRDYGWYLRLVTYGVLAGNKEPIETTGLIGVKEMYNSLNVPVPGMVDAVTVLKDAALGLLSAEDANETAPYFDYIIQFMS, from the coding sequence ATGAGTGTAGTTAGTCAAGTTATTTTGCAAGCCGACGATCAACTCCGCTACCCCACTAGCGGTGAACTCAAAGGGATCCAGGCGTTTTTAACCACCGGTGCCCAGCGTATTCGCATTGCGGAAACCCTGGCCGAAAATGAAAAAAAGATAGTCGATCAAGCCCAAAAACAACTGTTTAAGAAGCACCCTGAATACCGTGCTCCCGGAGGTAATGCCTACGGTCAGCGGCAATATAATCAGTGTTTGCGCGATTACGGTTGGTATTTGCGCCTAGTTACCTATGGCGTTTTAGCGGGCAACAAAGAACCCATTGAAACTACTGGTTTAATCGGTGTGAAGGAAATGTACAACTCCTTAAATGTGCCGGTGCCAGGGATGGTCGACGCGGTAACTGTACTGAAGGATGCGGCGTTGGGACTGTTGAGTGCAGAGGATGCCAATGAGACAGCTCCCTATTTTGATTACATCATTCAGTTTATGTCCTGA
- the metK gene encoding methionine adenosyltransferase yields MSKRYLFTSESVTEGHPDKVCDQISDTILDALLTLDPNSRVAAETVVNTGLTLVTGEITSQAHINFVELIRQKIAEIGYTNADNGYSANSCAVMLAIDEQSPDISQGVTAAQEQRHALSDDELDKIGAGDQGLMFGYACNETPELMPLPISLAHRIALRLSEVRKSGQLAYLRPDGKTQVSILYEDGSPVAIDTILISTQHDEHIGDITDNDAVQAKIKADLWDVVVGHCFSDIALKPTDKTRFIVNPTGKFVVGGPQGDAGLTGRKIIVDTYGGYSRHGGGAFSGKDPTKVDRSAAYAARYVAKNIVAAGLADKCEVQVSYAIGVARPVSVLIDTFGTGKVDEEKLLEVVLANFELRPAGIIQSLNLRNLPAERGGRFYQDVAAYGHFGRNDLDLPWEYTDKVDVLKAAFASSPQAVAV; encoded by the coding sequence TTGTCTAAGCGCTATTTATTTACTTCCGAGTCGGTGACAGAAGGCCATCCTGATAAGGTGTGTGACCAGATTTCCGATACCATCCTTGATGCCCTCCTAACCCTGGACCCCAACAGTCGAGTAGCGGCGGAAACCGTAGTCAACACAGGCTTGACCCTAGTGACGGGGGAAATTACTTCCCAAGCCCACATTAATTTTGTCGAATTGATCCGCCAGAAAATTGCTGAAATTGGCTACACCAACGCCGATAATGGCTACTCCGCTAACAGTTGTGCCGTCATGCTGGCGATCGACGAACAGTCCCCCGACATTTCCCAAGGTGTAACCGCCGCCCAAGAACAGCGCCATGCCCTCAGCGACGACGAGTTAGACAAAATCGGTGCGGGCGATCAGGGCCTAATGTTTGGCTATGCTTGCAACGAAACCCCAGAATTGATGCCCCTACCCATTAGTTTGGCCCACCGCATTGCCCTGCGCCTATCGGAAGTACGTAAATCTGGCCAATTGGCTTATCTTCGCCCCGACGGTAAAACCCAAGTTTCCATCCTGTACGAAGATGGCTCACCCGTAGCCATTGATACCATCCTCATTTCCACTCAGCACGACGAGCACATTGGCGATATCACCGACAACGATGCAGTCCAAGCCAAAATTAAAGCCGATCTTTGGGACGTAGTGGTGGGTCATTGCTTCAGCGACATTGCCCTCAAGCCCACTGATAAAACCCGCTTTATTGTTAATCCCACTGGCAAATTTGTTGTGGGGGGTCCCCAAGGGGATGCTGGTTTAACGGGACGGAAAATTATTGTGGACACCTACGGTGGTTATTCCCGCCATGGCGGTGGTGCCTTTTCCGGTAAGGATCCCACCAAGGTAGACCGGTCTGCGGCCTATGCCGCCCGCTATGTGGCCAAAAACATTGTTGCTGCCGGTTTAGCAGATAAATGCGAAGTACAGGTCAGCTACGCCATTGGGGTTGCTCGCCCAGTCAGCGTTTTAATCGATACCTTTGGCACCGGTAAGGTAGATGAAGAAAAACTGCTGGAAGTCGTATTGGCAAACTTTGAACTGCGCCCAGCCGGTATCATCCAATCCCTCAATTTGCGGAATTTGCCCGCCGAACGGGGGGGGAGATTTTATCAAGATGTGGCCGCCTATGGCCATTTTGGTCGCAATGACCTGGATTTGCCCTGGGAATACACCGACAAAGTGGATGTGTTGAAAGCAGCTTTTGCTTCTAGCCCCCAGGCCGTGGCCGTCTAG
- the dusA gene encoding tRNA dihydrouridine(20/20a) synthase DusA — protein sequence MTKIFADSSINPLSVAPMMDHTDRHFRYFLRQLTRHTLLYTEMITAQAILHGDRQRLLNFSPEEKPVALQLGGDDPQLLAECARIGQDWGYDEINLNVGCPSDRVQSGNFGACLMAQPDLVAQCVSAMQKAVEIPVTVKHRIGIDHRDSYEDLVHFVEIVANAGCQRFTVHARKAWLQGLSPKENRTIPPLRYEDVYQLKKDFPQLLIEINGGITQTEQIQQHLSHVDAVMVGRAAYENPYLFATVDRDIYHKTNLVPSRAEIIERMLPYVEERLRHGDRLNQITRHLLSLFNGQPRAKFWRRTLSDSTLLASAGPELLQTALQAQKFPGVLVA from the coding sequence ATGACAAAAATTTTCGCTGATTCTTCTATTAATCCCCTCAGTGTGGCCCCAATGATGGACCATACTGATCGCCATTTTCGCTATTTTCTACGGCAGTTAACCCGCCACACCCTGTTGTACACAGAAATGATTACGGCCCAGGCCATCCTCCACGGCGATCGCCAGAGGTTATTAAATTTTAGCCCGGAGGAAAAACCCGTAGCGTTGCAATTGGGGGGCGATGATCCCCAACTCCTAGCGGAATGTGCCCGCATTGGCCAGGATTGGGGATATGACGAAATTAACTTGAATGTGGGCTGTCCCAGCGATCGGGTGCAGAGCGGCAATTTTGGGGCTTGTTTAATGGCTCAACCGGATTTGGTAGCCCAATGTGTGAGTGCAATGCAAAAGGCCGTGGAAATTCCCGTCACCGTTAAACATCGCATTGGCATTGATCATCGGGACAGTTATGAAGATTTAGTGCATTTTGTCGAAATCGTGGCAAACGCTGGCTGTCAAAGATTCACTGTCCATGCCCGTAAAGCCTGGCTCCAGGGGCTTAGTCCCAAGGAAAACCGAACCATTCCTCCCCTACGTTACGAAGATGTTTATCAATTAAAAAAGGATTTTCCCCAGTTATTGATCGAAATTAATGGCGGTATCACCCAAACTGAGCAAATTCAACAGCATCTTAGCCATGTGGATGCAGTGATGGTGGGCCGAGCCGCCTACGAAAATCCCTACCTTTTCGCCACCGTAGACCGGGACATTTACCACAAAACCAATTTAGTCCCCAGCCGAGCGGAAATTATTGAACGTATGTTGCCCTATGTGGAAGAGCGTTTACGTCACGGCGATCGCCTTAATCAAATTACCAGGCATTTATTGAGTTTGTTCAATGGTCAACCCAGGGCTAAATTTTGGCGTCGTACCCTGAGTGATTCCACTCTATTGGCTTCTGCAGGGCCGGAGCTATTACAAACAGCCCTCCAAGCCCAAAAATTCCCAGGGGTATTGGTAGCATAG
- a CDS encoding Uma2 family endonuclease encodes MVALSSNGYFSPDDYLELESRSDVKHEYIDGQIYAMAGTGGIHNIISGNFYMALRSRLQNSGCRVYFADLKVKLKEGRRFYYPDLLVTCDERDAPSQAFVNFPRVIIEVLSESTEGFDRGKKFQDYRTLPSLWAYILVNAQQYLVECFQRTPQDFWLLKSYEGLEAIADIEALNLAIPLAEIYATLNLPALVDEVGMETDLT; translated from the coding sequence ATGGTTGCGCTCTCCTCCAATGGATACTTTTCCCCCGACGATTACTTAGAGCTGGAAAGCCGCAGTGACGTTAAGCATGAATACATCGATGGCCAGATTTACGCCATGGCCGGCACTGGTGGAATTCACAACATCATCAGTGGCAATTTTTACATGGCCCTTCGTAGTCGCCTCCAAAATTCTGGCTGTCGTGTCTACTTTGCTGATTTGAAGGTGAAACTAAAGGAAGGAAGACGGTTTTATTATCCTGACCTGTTGGTAACTTGTGACGAAAGAGATGCTCCGAGCCAGGCATTTGTTAATTTTCCCAGGGTGATTATTGAGGTTTTGTCGGAATCCACAGAAGGCTTTGACCGGGGCAAAAAGTTTCAGGATTACCGCACCCTGCCCAGTTTATGGGCGTATATTTTGGTCAACGCCCAGCAGTATTTGGTGGAGTGTTTTCAGCGGACTCCCCAGGATTTTTGGTTGCTGAAGTCCTATGAGGGTCTAGAGGCGATCGCCGACATTGAGGCGCTTAATTTAGCCATTCCTTTGGCGGAAATTTATGCCACCCTGAATCTGCCGGCATTGGTGGATGAAGTTGGCATGGAGACTGATTTAACGTAA
- the infC gene encoding translation initiation factor IF-3, with product MADKRRPQRDLPQINERIRFPEIRVIDSDGAQLGIITPNEAMEIADERGLDLVLVSETADPPVCRIMDYGKYKFEQEKKAREAKKKQHTADVKEVKMRYKIDEHDYQVRINQAKRFLKAGDKVKATVNFRGREIQHAHLAKELLDRMATDLATEADIQQAPKREGRNMMMFLSPKKV from the coding sequence GTGGCCGATAAAAGAAGACCCCAACGCGACTTACCTCAAATTAACGAAAGAATACGTTTCCCAGAAATACGAGTCATTGACAGTGACGGTGCCCAATTGGGGATCATTACCCCCAATGAAGCCATGGAAATCGCCGACGAGCGGGGGCTCGACCTTGTGTTAGTGAGTGAGACCGCCGATCCGCCGGTGTGCCGCATCATGGACTATGGCAAATATAAATTTGAGCAGGAGAAAAAAGCCCGGGAGGCCAAGAAAAAACAACATACCGCCGACGTTAAGGAAGTAAAAATGCGGTACAAAATCGATGAACACGACTATCAAGTGCGCATCAATCAGGCCAAACGCTTCCTCAAAGCTGGGGATAAAGTCAAGGCAACGGTGAACTTCCGGGGGCGGGAAATTCAGCACGCCCACCTAGCGAAGGAATTACTGGACCGCATGGCAACGGACCTGGCCACCGAAGCCGATATCCAGCAGGCTCCCAAACGGGAAGGACGCAATATGATGATGTTCCTTTCCCCCAAAAAGGTTTAG